In Plasmodium vivax chromosome 14, whole genome shotgun sequence, the genomic window CGATTTAGCAAAAATTGTAACTCTTCCAATTGCTGTTTCTGAACATTCAGCacataattaattttgtttttatcttCTTGCATTAAtcttatttcctttttaatgccAAGCAGGAAGtcttgtttttccttttctaccAATTCGATGTGCCTCCAGTCCTTCGGCTCAACGTTATAGTGCACGTTGAATGCTGGGAATGCAGAGTCAAAGTTGGCTTCTTCAATGGCCACATTTCTCTGGGGGAAATTCtcattccccttttttgttggGTCCATGCTCCGCACGCACATGGCAAAAATAAGGACAAGAAAAAGGCGCGCCATTGTTGAGGGAGGCGGCATTGTTGAGGGAAGCGGCACTGTTGAGGGAGGCGGCACTGATGAGGGAAGCGGCACTGTTGAGGGAGGCGGCACTGATGAGGGAAGCGGCACTGCTTCGATCAGTTGCGATGAGGGCGCGGGTTAAACAGGGAGCATTCGTGTAGGCGAGACAGCGTGACGGCGTGTATGTATTTGCTCATCAATGAGATGGTAAGTAAATGGTGTAGGTCTATCCCACCAATAAGCGtaacccccccctgcagcacGAGGAGCAAAACTGAAGGGCATACCCCAAGGACTCATCAGAAATAGGAGAAACAGCGCGGAGGAATATTTACACACGTGCACACTGCGCGGGCGAAGCTGTACGTACACCTCTTGCGCCACGAGCAGCTAAAAGGACTGCCCTTGGAACGTTCACAGTTGGCAAAACTGATAAAGTTTCATCGTGAAAGTGcattaaaagagaaaagcaGTCTGCATATGGTTATCATTCTTTTGGTGCCACATCACTAGTGAGACAGCCAGTCCAATATAATTATGCGCATTAAAGTTGGAGCGAagggaatggaaaaaaatggtgcgcccctccccccgtttgtctttttttttttctcttgaGGAGTCCAATAAGATAGGCGGGACAGCGATAGTGCGCCGAAATTGGGGTAgacttttttccttttttcttttttttctgcgagTCCATTTTGCATGCCTAAATGGAGTTGTTCCTTTTGGTGCATTTATGGCCCAGTCAAACGAAAGGGGGTGATAAGAACAGGTCGTTACCGACCGTTTCGTTGTGATGATTCCCTCGGGCGAAGTTGTAAAGGTGTAGGTGCATTCGCAGGGGTATACTGGTTTGATGAGCGGCAGGATGAGCTTTTGCTAAAAATGGGGCGTTCCACATGGCACAGAGGGGGTAGCCCTCTCGCATTAAGGCacaccttttcttttcttttttctcgcAAAGTTGATTGAACATGCCGCTAATGTTACTCAATGTGTGGCGGTTACTTCGCCCCTTTGCTTTGTTACCCCCTCCGGGCTGACACTTGGGAAAGCCATTTTTTGCGCTGAAATGAAGTGTCGATCATGGGAGTGAATAAGGAGAGGGGGaacagccaaaaaaaaggagaaaaaaaaaaaaaaaagagatcaAATGAGTGTAATCAATAAGAGGAGCGTAATCAATAAAAGGAGTAGAAGAATTAAAAGGAGAGCTCCACTCTGATGCTTGAAAACTGGGGCTTGGAGGAGGCAATCCGTGCTGCTTCCCCCAATCGGCTGGAATTAAGCGCGCCCAATAGCGCACGAACTAACTTATGATGAACATGCGGCTGGCGAAGtccctccccattttcgCCCTCCTCGTGGAACACCTCCTGACTCgcacgaaggggaaaacatgCCGCGCTAGCGTCTCCACGACTGGCCGTTTGAGAGGATGGAAATTCCTCAGAAGGGAGGTAAGGGGGAGAGCGCCCTGTCCACCCCCCAGTGACGCGGCAacattttcacaaaaaggaaattcatttgatagaaaaaaagtgaagaagagaaaacagtacttcttttttacaaacatcAGACGGGCggaaataataaaagggAAGGGGCGAGAGCAATACAAAAGCCGCCGTCCCTTCCGCTGCAACGATTATGACGCAAAGGACATCGTCATCTTGGAGGGATTGGAAGCTGTGAGGAAGAGACCTGGCATGTACATCGGGAACACAGACGTGAAAGGCCTCCACCAAATACTGTTCGAAATTATTGACAATTCGGTAGACGAATACAATAACTTTGAGTGtaacgaaattaaaattgttattCACCAAGACGAGAGTGTTACGATAGAGGACAATGGAAGGGGCATACCCTGTGATGTTCATGAGAAGACCAAAAAGTCGGCTTTAGAAACCGTTCTGACTGTTTTGCATTCCGGGGCGAAGTTTGTCGATGACGAAGCTGATGCGCAgttggaggggggaagctccGTGGGGGGCCTCAGCGATGGAGGCGGGGAAGACCAACGGGGCGCAACGGGGGAGCATAAGGGGGAGCACAAGGGGGAGCAGAAGGCCAAGGCAAGAGTGGCGGAAAGGGGGGCGGAAAAGttggacgaaaaaaaatccccccaaAAAACCCCAAAGGAAGCTCCCCAGAAAAGCCCCTCCCAAATGTACAGATTCTCGTCCGGCCTCCACGGAGTCGGCCTGTCCGTTGCCAACGCCCTGAGCAGCTTCATGAAGGTGAAGGTTTTCAGAAGGGGCAAAATCCACAGCATCGAAttggaaaagggaaaagtagTAACCCCGCTAAGTGTTCGGGACTGCCCAGTTAGCAAGCGAGGAACGCAGATACATTACAGGCCGGACCccaccatttttaagaacaCCATCAGGCATAACGCGGAGATGATCAGAAATAGGATCCACCAACTGGCCTACCTGAACGACAGGCTTAGTTTCTACTTTTACGATGAGAGGGCGGCCAAGAAAGCGGCGGCGGAAGCGGAAAACGCGGCAAACGCGGCAGATTTGGCAGATGTGGCAGACCATGCGGGGAACACCGCTGAGCACAACAACCTAGACTTCTACCCCTACGAAGTGATAAAGCACGAGGGGGGGCTGGACGAGTACATGGAAAGCCTaacgaaaaataaagcaagCCTGTTCAAAGACAGCAATAAAGTTATTAGCATCACTTGTCacc contains:
- a CDS encoding hypothetical protein, conserved (encoded by transcript PVX_100920A), whose protein sequence is MPPPSTMARLFLVLIFAMCVRSMDPTKKGNENFPQRNVAIEEANFDSAFPAFNVHYNVEPKDWRHIELVEKEKQDFLLGIKKEIRLMQEDKNKINYVLNVQKQQLEELQFLLNRMKHFRRKSLIAEGEEQLKVDLLAMPRYLRTGTLFSVDTLGEENALRDFNELHNYSVDKSRLTTRGSFYHNLAEQWVG